In Helicobacter colisuis, one genomic interval encodes:
- the murC gene encoding UDP-N-acetylmuramate--L-alanine ligase, with protein MALEIPKFIHFIGIGGIGISALAKFLHAQGVKVSGSDMCEGCVTKELRTMGISLSIPHSKESITCQDLVIHSAIIKSDNVEVIEAKKKGIAVLSRKEALNLILKDKQVYAVAGAHGKSTTTAILSAILQESSALIGAESKEFGSNTRALKTNKVVFEADESDKSFLECNPYCAIVTNAEPEHMETYGHNLEVFYQAYRDFLELAKYRVINAEDEFLKTLKCECVRLYPSKDIENIEYFLKDGEPKTRFRLKNSGKDLGVFEVYGLGEHVALDAALAILAALECMEVEQIRQNIQNFCGIKKRFDILSKGKCLIVDDYAHHPTEIKATLKSLKKYQELTQYQQICGIWQPHKYSRILDNLEEFVECFSGIDKLVILPVYAAGESKQEIDFDGLFAKYQPIFADLVKREGDSLVLYCNGAEIDRIESGIAVGFNAGDLTYQLRGGF; from the coding sequence GTGGCTTTAGAGATTCCAAAATTTATACATTTTATCGGAATTGGTGGAATTGGAATCTCGGCTTTAGCAAAATTCTTACACGCGCAAGGCGTGAAGGTTAGCGGATCGGATATGTGTGAGGGCTGTGTAACAAAGGAATTAAGGACAATGGGGATTTCTCTTAGTATTCCGCACTCCAAAGAATCAATCACTTGCCAAGATTTGGTGATTCACTCTGCGATTATTAAGTCTGATAATGTTGAAGTAATTGAAGCCAAAAAAAAGGGCATTGCAGTGCTTTCGCGCAAAGAAGCCTTAAATTTAATTTTAAAAGATAAGCAGGTTTATGCAGTCGCTGGTGCGCATGGCAAAAGCACCACAACAGCAATTTTGAGTGCAATTTTGCAAGAGAGCAGTGCATTAATTGGGGCAGAGAGCAAGGAGTTTGGCTCTAATACGCGCGCTTTAAAGACTAATAAGGTGGTGTTTGAAGCTGATGAATCAGATAAAAGTTTTTTGGAGTGCAATCCTTATTGTGCGATTGTAACTAATGCAGAACCTGAACATATGGAGACTTATGGGCATAATTTAGAAGTATTTTATCAAGCCTATAGGGATTTTTTGGAATTAGCAAAATATCGTGTGATTAATGCTGAAGATGAGTTTTTAAAAACACTTAAATGTGAATGTGTGAGACTTTATCCTTCAAAAGATATTGAAAATATTGAATATTTCTTAAAAGATGGGGAGCCAAAAACGCGTTTTAGATTAAAAAATAGTGGTAAAGATTTAGGAGTTTTTGAAGTTTATGGGCTTGGAGAACATGTCGCACTTGATGCAGCCTTGGCAATTTTAGCAGCATTAGAATGTATGGAAGTGGAGCAAATCCGCCAAAATATTCAAAATTTTTGTGGAATCAAAAAGAGATTTGATATTTTAAGCAAGGGCAAATGCTTAATTGTCGATGATTATGCGCATCACCCAACAGAAATTAAAGCCACTCTAAAGTCGCTAAAAAAATATCAAGAATTAACTCAATATCAGCAGATTTGCGGAATCTGGCAACCCCATAAATATTCACGCATCTTGGATAATTTAGAGGAATTTGTAGAGTGTTTTAGCGGAATAGATAAACTAGTTATTCTCCCAGTTTATGCTGCTGGGGAATCAAAGCAAGAGATTGATTTTGATGGGCTTTTTGCTAAGTATCAGCCTATTTTTGCGGATTTAGTTAAAAGGGAAGGGGATTCTTTGGTGCTTTATTGTAATGGAGCAGAGATTGATAGGATAGAGAGTGGGATTGCAGTGGGGTTTAATGCTGGGGATTTGACTTATCAGCTTCGAGGAGGTTTTTAG
- a CDS encoding succinyldiaminopimelate transaminase: protein MEFQPYPFEKLNALIKDIPQKEGRISLTIGEPQFKTPEFICQTLSQKAALLNKYPKTSGEESLKEALLGFVKRRFGIDLPCEALISTFGTREVLFNFPQFYLFNKKNKVMAYPNPFYQIYEGAAIASRAKVIHMNLTKENNFKPKLSTKEMQECDLVILNSPNNPTGSTLSLEELKKWVEWALEYDFLLLNDECYSEIYMDSKPASILEASYAAGNYSFKNILALNSISKRSSAPGLRSGFIAGDSQILKQYAQYRTYVGCASPLPLQEAARVAWSDDEHTLYSREQYAKNLQLAKEILGVEVPSSTFYVWLFVGDDLEFARNLLEKENIVVLPGSFLSRENGINPGRGYVRLALVYEQEIIKDALLRIKKWL, encoded by the coding sequence ATGGAATTTCAACCTTATCCTTTTGAAAAACTTAATGCTCTTATTAAGGATATTCCACAAAAAGAGGGCAGAATCTCACTAACTATTGGAGAACCGCAGTTTAAGACACCTGAATTTATTTGCCAAACTCTAAGCCAAAAGGCTGCCTTACTAAATAAATATCCAAAAACTAGTGGAGAGGAATCGCTTAAAGAAGCCTTGCTTGGATTTGTCAAAAGGCGTTTTGGGATTGATTTGCCTTGCGAAGCGTTGATTTCAACTTTTGGAACTAGAGAAGTATTATTTAATTTTCCGCAATTCTATCTTTTTAATAAAAAAAATAAAGTTATGGCATATCCAAATCCTTTTTATCAAATTTATGAGGGCGCAGCAATCGCTTCAAGGGCAAAAGTGATTCACATGAATCTTACAAAAGAGAATAATTTTAAGCCAAAATTGAGCACTAAAGAAATGCAAGAATGTGATTTGGTTATTCTTAATTCTCCAAACAATCCAACAGGTAGCACTCTAAGCTTAGAAGAGCTAAAAAAATGGGTGGAATGGGCTTTGGAATATGACTTTTTGTTGTTAAATGATGAGTGCTATAGCGAGATTTATATGGATTCTAAACCCGCTTCAATTTTAGAGGCAAGTTATGCAGCAGGAAATTATTCTTTTAAAAATATTTTGGCGCTTAATTCCATATCCAAACGCTCTAGTGCCCCTGGACTTAGAAGTGGCTTTATTGCCGGAGATAGTCAAATTTTAAAACAATATGCACAATATCGCACTTATGTTGGCTGTGCCTCTCCACTGCCTTTGCAAGAAGCCGCTAGAGTTGCGTGGAGTGATGATGAGCATACTTTGTATTCAAGAGAGCAATATGCAAAAAATTTGCAACTAGCAAAAGAGATTTTGGGGGTGGAAGTTCCAAGTTCGACCTTTTATGTATGGCTTTTTGTGGGCGATGATTTGGAATTTGCGCGTAATTTACTAGAGAAAGAAAATATCGTGGTATTGCCAGGAAGCTTTTTGTCAAGAGAAAATGGCATAAATCCAGGGCGTGGATATGTGAGATTGGCTTTAGTTTATGAGCAAGAGATTATCAAAGATGCACTTTTAAGGATAAAGAAGTGGCTTTAG
- a CDS encoding DEAD/DEAH box helicase: MEKTRKKTNNGFAEFGLKSKVLKGIDEAGFKEPSPIQKEVIPVILDGLDVIAQAQTGTGKTAAFALPLVNDLRHDGSVEALIVAPTRELVMQIGDEVFKLGKYNKVRTVSLFGGQPIRRQIELLEKKPQIIIATPGRLLDHLRNGRLKDFDPKVVVLDESDEMLDMGFLDDIEEIFTYLPSDRQTLLFSATMPTPIKHLAQKILHNPKLIKVTPSDTTNQDISQRYYIINEQEREDAIVRLIDSEMPSKAIIFTRMKKEADLLCERLVSRGYKAGALHGDMEQRERQRAIKAFKDSSINVLVATDIAARGLDISGVSHVFNFHIPLNPESYVHRIGRTGRAGKKGVAITLATPLEFKELRRIKENTKAKIELYEIPDLQDTIDKKDSSLLENILKCEITDEALKFYEQIRANADMTQLVCKLLSMVLKENKIIGPNKIGLDKEGLSRFQKQLQSDEKKHSSKKGAHSPRNISSKKSFREKERPKNQGRKGATKSKKNSKSTRSKRR; the protein is encoded by the coding sequence ATGGAAAAAACAAGAAAAAAAACAAACAATGGATTTGCCGAATTTGGACTTAAGAGTAAAGTTTTAAAAGGAATTGATGAAGCAGGATTTAAAGAGCCAAGCCCTATTCAAAAAGAAGTTATTCCGGTAATTTTAGATGGGCTTGATGTGATTGCACAGGCGCAAACAGGGACAGGAAAAACAGCGGCTTTTGCTTTGCCTTTGGTTAATGATTTAAGACATGATGGCAGTGTTGAGGCTTTGATTGTTGCGCCTACAAGGGAGCTTGTAATGCAAATTGGCGATGAGGTTTTTAAGCTTGGGAAATACAATAAAGTCCGCACAGTATCGCTTTTTGGTGGGCAACCTATCCGCCGTCAAATTGAGCTTTTAGAAAAGAAACCTCAAATAATCATTGCAACACCAGGGAGATTATTAGATCATTTGCGCAATGGGCGTTTAAAGGATTTTGATCCAAAAGTGGTGGTGCTTGATGAATCAGATGAAATGTTAGATATGGGCTTTTTAGATGATATTGAAGAGATTTTTACTTATCTGCCAAGCGATCGCCAAACTCTGCTTTTTTCAGCGACGATGCCAACGCCTATTAAGCATTTGGCACAAAAGATTCTGCATAATCCAAAGCTGATTAAAGTTACGCCAAGTGATACAACTAATCAAGATATTTCACAACGATATTACATTATTAATGAGCAAGAACGCGAAGATGCGATTGTGCGTTTAATTGATAGTGAGATGCCAAGCAAGGCTATTATTTTTACGCGTATGAAAAAAGAAGCAGATTTGCTTTGTGAAAGGCTTGTTAGCCGTGGTTATAAGGCGGGAGCTTTGCATGGAGATATGGAGCAAAGAGAGAGGCAAAGGGCTATTAAAGCATTTAAAGATTCAAGTATTAATGTTTTGGTGGCTACAGATATTGCAGCGCGTGGGCTTGATATTAGTGGTGTAAGCCATGTGTTTAATTTCCATATTCCACTCAATCCAGAATCATATGTGCATCGCATAGGCAGGACAGGGAGAGCAGGCAAAAAAGGTGTTGCTATTACATTGGCAACACCTTTGGAGTTTAAAGAGTTGCGTAGAATCAAAGAAAACACAAAGGCTAAAATTGAGCTTTATGAGATTCCAGACTTACAAGATACGATTGACAAAAAAGATTCTAGTCTTTTAGAAAATATCCTAAAATGTGAAATCACCGATGAAGCTTTGAAGTTTTATGAGCAGATTCGCGCAAATGCAGATATGACGCAATTAGTATGTAAGCTACTTTCTATGGTGCTAAAAGAAAATAAAATTATAGGTCCCAATAAGATTGGGTTAGACAAAGAGGGCTTAAGTCGCTTCCAAAAGCAACTTCAAAGTGATGAAAAAAAACACTCTAGCAAAAAAGGTGCGCATTCTCCCAGAAATATTTCTAGTAAAAAAAGCTTCAGGGAAAAAGAACGCCCAAAGAATCAAGGAAGAAAAGGCGCCACAAAAAGCAAAAAAAACTCCAAATCAACTCGCTCAAAAAGGAGATAA
- a CDS encoding lysophospholipid acyltransferase family protein: MVSKIRAFSAVIYTMVVIPFSIALMYCFQKSHRKIRIATAKVFMKLFGVRVQAFGEIDKEARILVMNHQSFMDVIYLEATHPNNLCWIAKKELGKPFLYGHALKAPKMILIDRESKKEMVYLLKEAKDRLQNERTLCIFPEGTRSLGGEKFLPFKSGAKVLTEHFGLRVQPVVFCGTRKCLDIGAMRFDNEAFIVKYLPSFVPEGEDWFVELKEKMQKEYTSLYSQLFASPNS; encoded by the coding sequence ATGGTATCCAAAATTAGAGCTTTTAGTGCAGTGATTTATACTATGGTGGTAATACCCTTTAGTATTGCCTTGATGTATTGCTTCCAGAAATCTCATAGAAAGATACGCATAGCAACCGCTAAAGTTTTTATGAAGCTCTTTGGAGTAAGGGTGCAGGCGTTTGGAGAGATAGACAAGGAAGCAAGAATTTTGGTGATGAATCACCAAAGCTTTATGGATGTGATTTATCTAGAAGCAACACATCCTAATAACTTGTGTTGGATTGCCAAAAAAGAGCTTGGCAAACCTTTTTTGTATGGTCATGCTCTAAAAGCTCCTAAGATGATTTTGATTGATCGAGAGAGTAAAAAAGAGATGGTGTATCTACTTAAAGAAGCTAAAGATAGGTTGCAAAATGAGAGAACTCTGTGTATTTTCCCAGAGGGCACTCGATCATTAGGTGGTGAGAAATTTTTGCCTTTTAAAAGTGGTGCTAAAGTGCTTACAGAGCATTTTGGGCTTAGAGTGCAGCCGGTGGTTTTTTGTGGAACAAGAAAATGTTTGGATATAGGTGCGATGCGTTTTGATAATGAAGCTTTTATAGTGAAATATTTGCCTTCTTTTGTGCCAGAAGGTGAGGATTGGTTTGTGGAGTTAAAAGAAAAAATGCAAAAGGAATACACTAGCCTTTATTCTCAACTTTTTGCATCGCCAAACTCGTAG
- a CDS encoding SH3 domain-containing protein, with protein sequence MRFLLFFFCIIGLFAQETSMFPQDSDAYTQPMQNQNSPQGFLPATPAPIEKESSLNTPLVQEKDLKNPFEKSPPQEDLIPLENSDSNQAPNSIQENYQGTLTPKNIYLSLVSPLQNVLYVKQIIPIEVKLLIFGEYSKITTNFIAKDSSVSVLNPEENWILNQDSSLRNIFYFRIEQVNFTIPKIEAIIQTSEGVLRESTESIVGKAVPLERKGSYSQVVANDLRIVDTKITSYDSQSNLAVFQLQSTMGNLFDFHLETYAQQGIESKKGDYKESEIFYYAVVPKSLDKISFDYFNVQSAKYVELHIDNFSQDDRVSTQSDIRPKNTLQIYKILAAIFLIIVFLGLYLYYRKKLFLVLGAIVLVVLIYLLSIKTSATLKTDVEIRIQPTFNSTIILTTQNPMEVKILSDKYGYYKILLEDDRIGWVRKDGIQN encoded by the coding sequence ATGAGATTTTTACTTTTTTTCTTTTGCATTATTGGGCTTTTTGCACAGGAAACTTCTATGTTTCCACAGGATTCTGATGCCTATACTCAGCCTATGCAAAACCAAAATTCTCCCCAAGGTTTCTTACCTGCTACTCCTGCGCCCATTGAAAAAGAATCATCTTTAAACACTCCCTTGGTGCAAGAAAAAGATTTAAAAAATCCCTTTGAAAAATCGCCACCACAAGAGGATTTAATTCCTTTAGAAAATAGCGATTCTAATCAAGCTCCAAATTCTATTCAAGAGAATTATCAAGGCACCTTAACGCCTAAAAATATTTATTTGAGTCTTGTTAGCCCACTTCAAAATGTTTTGTATGTCAAGCAAATTATTCCTATTGAAGTAAAGCTTCTAATTTTTGGTGAATATTCCAAGATTACTACAAATTTTATTGCCAAAGATTCAAGTGTTAGCGTGTTAAATCCAGAGGAAAATTGGATTTTAAATCAAGATTCAAGCTTAAGGAATATCTTTTATTTTAGGATTGAACAGGTGAATTTTACGATTCCTAAAATAGAAGCTATAATTCAAACTAGCGAGGGAGTATTAAGGGAATCTACAGAATCTATTGTTGGTAAAGCTGTGCCTTTAGAGCGAAAGGGTAGCTACTCACAAGTGGTTGCTAATGATCTTAGGATTGTCGATACTAAAATCACAAGCTATGATTCACAAAGTAATTTAGCAGTTTTTCAGCTACAAAGCACGATGGGGAATTTATTTGATTTCCATTTGGAGACTTACGCACAGCAGGGAATTGAGAGTAAAAAGGGAGATTATAAAGAATCAGAGATTTTTTATTATGCAGTAGTGCCTAAGAGCTTGGATAAAATATCTTTTGATTATTTTAATGTGCAAAGTGCCAAATATGTAGAATTACACATTGATAATTTTTCACAAGACGATCGTGTTAGCACACAGAGCGATATTAGACCTAAAAATACTCTGCAAATTTATAAAATTCTAGCTGCAATTTTTCTTATTATTGTCTTTTTGGGATTGTATTTGTATTATCGCAAAAAGCTGTTTTTGGTTTTGGGAGCTATTGTTTTGGTTGTTTTGATTTATTTATTGTCTATTAAAACTTCTGCTACTTTAAAGACAGATGTAGAAATTAGGATTCAGCCGACTTTTAATTCAACGATTATTTTAACAACACAAAATCCTATGGAGGTAAAGATTCTTTCAGATAAATATGGCTATTACAAAATATTGCTTGAAGATGATCGTATTGGATGGGTGAGAAAAGATGGTATCCAAAATTAG
- the purQ gene encoding phosphoribosylformylglycinamidine synthase subunit PurQ, whose protein sequence is MSVAILQFLGTNCEYDMQYAFSLLKVPTQIVWHQETKLPSETKLVVIPGGFSYGDYLRSGAIARFAPIMQAVVEFAKKGGYVLGICNGFQILLESGLLPGAMKRNENLHFASKDVCLRVVNNNNIFLSKFQKDDLLQVPIANADGNYYIDKEGLKTLEQKDQILLEYVGYNNGSLRNIAGICNEQKNVFGLMPHPERCVEKILGGDVGLKMLEGFLEIL, encoded by the coding sequence ATGAGTGTTGCTATCTTACAATTTTTAGGAACAAATTGCGAATATGATATGCAGTATGCCTTTTCTTTGTTGAAAGTGCCAACGCAAATAGTTTGGCACCAAGAAACTAAATTACCAAGTGAAACTAAGCTTGTTGTGATACCTGGTGGATTTAGCTATGGGGATTATCTGCGAAGTGGTGCGATTGCAAGGTTTGCGCCTATTATGCAAGCTGTGGTGGAATTTGCCAAAAAAGGTGGTTATGTGCTTGGAATCTGCAATGGATTCCAAATACTTCTTGAGAGTGGATTATTGCCTGGTGCAATGAAACGCAATGAAAACTTACATTTTGCTTCCAAAGATGTTTGCTTAAGAGTTGTGAATAATAACAATATTTTTTTAAGCAAATTTCAAAAAGATGATTTGTTGCAAGTGCCTATTGCTAATGCTGATGGTAATTATTACATTGATAAAGAGGGCTTAAAAACGCTAGAGCAAAAAGATCAAATTTTATTAGAATATGTTGGTTATAACAATGGTTCTTTGAGAAATATTGCAGGAATCTGTAACGAACAAAAAAATGTTTTTGGGCTAATGCCACACCCAGAACGATGTGTAGAGAAAATTTTGGGTGGTGATGTTGGATTAAAAATGCTAGAAGGTTTTTTAGAGATTCTATGA
- the purS gene encoding phosphoribosylformylglycinamidine synthase subunit PurS, which yields MKVEVIVSLKEGVLDPQGKAICHALSSLGYESVKNANVGKVITLEMVGEDKEKVYKEVEAMCESLLANVVIEDYKIKM from the coding sequence ATGAAAGTAGAAGTGATTGTATCATTAAAAGAAGGGGTGCTTGATCCTCAAGGCAAGGCGATTTGCCACGCTTTATCATCATTGGGGTATGAGAGTGTAAAAAATGCAAATGTAGGCAAAGTGATTACCTTGGAGATGGTAGGAGAAGATAAAGAAAAGGTTTATAAGGAAGTGGAGGCAATGTGTGAATCGCTTCTTGCAAATGTAGTGATAGAAGACTACAAAATTAAAATGTAA
- the purC gene encoding phosphoribosylaminoimidazolesuccinocarboxamide synthase produces MQVEQKEMMYEGKGKKLYKTSDANLVIAEFKDDLTAFNAEKKGSEEGKGSLNCKISTEIFKLLQKNGIKTHYVETLGDNLMLCKKVQIIPIEVVVRNIATGSLSKRLGIKEGEKLPFVLVEFYYKDDALGDPLINDEHALILNCVKSVESLETLRKIGREVNEILREFFDSKNLLLVDFKLEFGVDNEGNILLADEITPDSCRFWDKDTKEKLDKDRFRQDLGSVKMAYEEVLKRILS; encoded by the coding sequence ATGCAAGTAGAACAAAAAGAAATGATGTATGAGGGCAAAGGAAAGAAGCTTTATAAGACTAGTGATGCAAATTTAGTGATTGCAGAGTTTAAAGATGATTTAACAGCTTTTAATGCAGAAAAAAAGGGCAGTGAAGAAGGGAAAGGGAGTTTGAATTGTAAGATTTCAACAGAAATTTTTAAATTACTCCAAAAAAATGGAATTAAAACGCATTATGTAGAGACTTTGGGTGATAATTTAATGCTTTGCAAAAAAGTGCAGATTATTCCTATTGAAGTGGTAGTAAGAAATATTGCCACAGGATCTTTAAGCAAAAGATTAGGGATTAAAGAGGGAGAGAAACTACCCTTTGTGCTTGTAGAATTTTATTACAAAGATGATGCATTGGGTGATCCACTTATTAATGATGAACACGCCTTGATTTTAAATTGCGTCAAGAGTGTGGAATCGCTAGAAACTTTGCGAAAAATAGGGCGTGAGGTTAATGAAATTCTGCGTGAGTTTTTTGATTCTAAGAATTTACTTTTGGTGGATTTTAAGCTTGAATTTGGCGTGGATAATGAGGGGAATATTTTATTGGCTGATGAAATTACACCTGATTCTTGTCGTTTTTGGGATAAAGATACAAAAGAAAAATTAGACAAAGACCGCTTTAGACAAGATTTAGGAAGCGTTAAAATGGCATATGAAGAAGTTTTAAAGCGAATTTTATCTTAA
- a CDS encoding S41 family peptidase, producing MKTTKSLFKTFLIVMILSFLSSSVSLAQETKGEESRLDSYNKLRKVIGTVEKYYVDELTLEQIVDKAIDGLLSNLDAHSAYLDEKKFEELKIQTNGEFGGIGITIALKEGALTIIAPIEGTPGDKAGLKSGDIILKIDNESTLNMSIDDAVNRMRGKPNTKVQLTIVRKNNPKPLVFDITRDNIKVESVYVRGIENTDYVYVRVTSFDKNVSQRVEDELRKFKKVDGIVLDLRNNPGGLLNQAVELSDLFLENGVIVSQKGRIEDEDIVYKANKRTPYAKVPLVVLINNGSASASEIVAGAIQDNKRGVLVGETTFGKGSVQVILPTEEKEALRLTIARYYLPSGRTIQAVGVTPDVEVGPGAVPVDNDRISIKEANLQKHLEGELQKVGSKESKSKKKEDKNIITQETIFSDIQLKSAIDALKVFKVVD from the coding sequence ATGAAAACCACAAAAAGCCTTTTTAAGACATTTTTGATTGTTATGATCTTGTCTTTTTTGTCATCTTCTGTGAGCTTGGCTCAAGAAACAAAGGGAGAAGAATCGCGTTTAGATTCTTATAACAAACTCCGAAAAGTGATTGGAACGGTGGAGAAATATTATGTTGATGAATTGACTTTAGAACAGATTGTTGATAAAGCAATTGATGGTCTATTATCAAACCTTGATGCGCATTCCGCATATTTGGATGAGAAAAAGTTTGAAGAGCTTAAGATTCAGACTAATGGGGAATTTGGTGGTATTGGAATTACCATTGCGCTCAAAGAGGGTGCTTTGACAATTATCGCCCCTATTGAGGGAACTCCAGGTGATAAAGCAGGATTAAAAAGCGGAGATATTATTTTAAAGATTGATAATGAAAGCACTCTGAATATGAGTATTGATGATGCGGTTAATCGTATGCGAGGCAAACCAAATACAAAAGTGCAACTTACAATTGTAAGGAAAAATAATCCAAAACCATTGGTTTTTGACATTACAAGAGATAATATCAAAGTAGAAAGCGTTTATGTAAGAGGGATTGAAAATACCGATTATGTTTATGTGAGAGTTACTTCCTTTGATAAAAATGTAAGCCAAAGAGTGGAGGATGAGCTTAGGAAGTTTAAAAAAGTTGATGGAATTGTGTTGGATTTGAGAAATAATCCTGGAGGGCTTTTAAATCAAGCTGTGGAATTGAGTGATTTATTCTTAGAAAATGGTGTGATTGTTTCCCAAAAAGGTCGCATTGAAGATGAGGATATCGTGTATAAAGCTAATAAAAGAACGCCTTATGCAAAAGTGCCTTTGGTGGTGTTGATTAACAATGGAAGCGCAAGTGCTAGTGAAATTGTTGCAGGAGCGATTCAAGACAATAAGCGCGGGGTGCTTGTTGGGGAAACAACTTTTGGAAAAGGTAGTGTGCAAGTGATTTTGCCAACAGAAGAAAAAGAAGCTTTGCGCTTAACTATTGCGCGTTATTATTTGCCAAGTGGAAGAACGATTCAAGCAGTCGGTGTAACACCAGATGTGGAAGTAGGACCAGGGGCTGTCCCAGTGGATAATGATCGCATTAGCATCAAGGAAGCTAATTTACAAAAGCATTTAGAGGGTGAGTTGCAAAAGGTCGGTAGCAAAGAAAGCAAATCTAAAAAGAAAGAAGATAAAAATATTATCACACAAGAAACTATTTTTTCAGACATTCAGTTAAAAAGTGCCATTGATGCACTTAAAGTTTTTAAAGTAGTTGATTAA